GCATGCACCAAACAGAGCGACGTGGCAATAGGCAATATCTGGTTAAAGATGAACATACCCTACAACAAGCAGTTGGACTTCTAGGAATGTAGAGACCCCAGAGAACCTTGGCCACACTTGCCCAGAGAcacatgtcaaagaatgttcttagcCCTAATGTTTGTGATATGGAAAACTGGAAAGACTGAAGTCAGTTGTCAGCAGAGGAAACACGTTACAGTATAATCACGCATTATACCCCACAGCAGCTTAAATGAAGGAACTAGGGCTGCAGGTATTAACCTGGATACGGCTCAAAAATGTAaggttgaaagaaagaaaaaaaagcatgttgCAGAGTTTGACACCTTTTAATAGAAATAGTTTCtaacaatcaaaataaataaacaatatacaaataaacaataatatataTTCTGCATACAGAGGTGTTAGAATTACCTACACCTGTGGTTGCCTCTGGACGGAGCATAAGGGAGATGGGATTTGAGGGAGGGAGGTAACCAGGAGGCTTTAACTATCTTTTAAActtggtttcttttttcacaaatatctgaaacaaatatggcaaaatgctaatattttataaagttcagTGATGAAGGCACAGTATTTATTATATCATTGTCTTATACTTTTTGGTGAGCTCGAAGCATTTTCCTTTAAAGATTCCTATCAGAGGTATCTCCCTGCTAAGATCACcaagctgggagggagggggtagaTGGATCCAGAAGGTCCCAGGGATAGTGTTATCACTAAAAGAAAGTAGGCTTCCAGTgtagggggttggggggagagtgGATAACTCTAGAAAAGAGAGAGTTGGACTCAAGCAAGAGGAGAGGCCTGGCAGGGATCAGCCCTGGGAGCGGGTGACCTTATAACCAGGAGTGTCAGAGGCTGGTTGGGCCCAGGGGAGCCTCTGGGGTGACCATGAGACATTCCTTATAGAAGGTGATGAGCTGGAGGTGGTGGAGAGAGGCTGTACCCACCCAGAGAAGACCAACAGGACCATGAGCTATCGGACTGGCATGCAGATCATCACCCTGACAGAGGCCGTGTGTGGGTCAGACTTGTGCAACCAGCCCAGTCCTGGTGAGTAGGGCAGCCCTCACCATCCCCAACCCCAAACCATGCCGAACTCAGCCTCCATCATCATCTTGGTCCTATCCCTAATCCTAGGCCACCCCAACCCCAGCTCCATGCCTTACCCTGGCTCAAACCTTTCCTTATCCTAAACACATCTCCAGCCTGGCTCCAACTCCAGCTCAACCTCACCTCCAATCCCGTCCCCAACTTCATTTTATCCTCAACACTCTCCAACTCAAACCCATCCTCCTTCCAAGCACACCTCTAATCCTATCCCCTAATCAACCCCATCTCATCTCAAACTGTCCCCAATCCCACTCCCAACTACAAACGCATCCCATCCCTAACCCCATCCCATCTCATAtgtgtttgtgggtgtgtgtgtatgtgtgtgtgtgtagttgttACTTATAAGGTGCAACGCCTGCCTTTAAGaagctgcacacacacacacccccacttGAGAGGTAGGTGAGGTATCTCACTGATGTTTTgccatgtaatttttttcatagGACAGGAGATGATTCAAGCAATAGATGCTCAGCAAGGGATACAAAGACCAGAGATACCAAAGACTCAGAGTTCTTAAAGGAAGTCAAAATAGGAGGGAATCAGACAGGCTGCCAGGGGCTTGGAAAGTTCCCTAGAATCGATGATTCGTAAGTTGGGCAACAAATTAGAATGTGAAGAAACTTCCATAAGGCTTTTTGTTGAGTTTCATGCCTTTAGGCTCTGGTCAGCGTAAGAAAAAGACTTAGAAAGGCTCAAATTCCCCAAGTTCTCACAGCAGAGGAAGGGTGGGGAGAGAATGGACCCATGGTGTGCGGTCAGGCAGAGATTCCTCTTTCTGGCCCTGGAGAGGAAGGAAATGGGTTAAGACCAGTCTAGTCACAATGACGTCAGGAAGCAGAGCACCTGCCTCTGCactgggtttttttccttgttcttcatCCATCCTGATTCCACTAGATTTTCATTTATCCTGACCTCGAACTTTCATCTGTTGGTGGGGACTGAATCAGATGTTTATTTTCAAGGAAATGACAAGAGAGGATGCCGGCTTCCTCTCTCTGTTAGATGTGCTGAAGGAAAGCACTTGTAATTGAGTCTAAATAACACTTGTAATCAGAGATAatagtcaaaatatttaacaatattgGTCAGTGCCGCAGAATAATATTGACGAGTCAGAACTGGAGGCCTCTTGCTGGGCCTGGTGTTACCCCGTTAGTGGATCTTGAGGACATGAGAGTTCTGAAGACAGGATTGCGGGGAGTTCccttggtggcctagtggttaggatttcggGCTTttactgccgtggcccaggttcaatccctggtcggggaactgagatcccataagctgtgcagcgtggccaaaaaaagtaaaatacagagaGGGTTGGGAGTGGTCAGGGGTCCACTTGGGCAGCAGCTGTCAATTCAGTAATTTAATAACTAATATATCTATATCAGCTTCCCCCCTTTTATCTTTCTGGCCGTGCCACggagcatgtaggatcttagctccctgaccagggatcgaacccatgccacctgcattggaagtgcgcagtcttaaccactggaccgccagggaagtccctatcagcCCCATGTCTAACGCGATTTTACCCTGCTTGTGATGACTAGAATAGTTGGTTAAACCACATCCTGTTCTTCTGTGATACTGGGGACACAGGAGTGACCAAGATAGCCTTGGGCCCTGCCCCTATGGGGCTCATAGtctagtgtgtatgtgtatgtgggcggggcggtggggggggggcagacaGACCCATCACGTGACAGTGACTGCCCTGATTGGTCACAGCTGGGATGCGGAAGCACCTGCAAAGGAGTCAGGACCATgataggggaaacagagaccagaGAGGTCAGAGCTGTCATAGGAAAGCACAGTCCAGAACTGTCAGGGCTGAGATAGGGGAAACAGAGGCCAGAGTGATCAGGGCTGGGGTAACTAAGAGTAGGGGCTGTAGGACCCTAGAAGAGATACTTGACTCAGGTCAGGGAAGGTTTCCTATACAGGAAGCAACAGCTAAGCTGGATCTTGAGGGATGAATAGGAGTCAGACTGTTAAAAAGACAGTAGAAAGGGTTTTCCAGACAGAGGGAGCAACAGATATAAAGGCCCAGAGGAGGGTGAAAGTAGCATGGCTGGAAGAAGGACGAGATGGGGCAAGAGGAACTGCTGAAATTGGCAAGGTCACATTATACAGGGCCTTCTAGGCTATGGTGGGGCATATAGACTTCATCTGGGGAACACTGGGAGGTCATGAAAGGGTTTCAAGTACAGAGCGTCACTATCAGATTTGTATTTTTTGACACGTTATTCTGACCTCAGAGTGGAAGAGAgattggagggaaggaaggatggagggaaggtAGATGAGGGGAGACCAACTTGGAGTTGCATGAGGTTGTCCAGATAAAGAAGAgagtgtagggaattccctggcggtccaatggttagtctctgtgcttccactgcaggggacgtgggttcattccctggtgggggaactaagatcccgcatgccgtgtggtgcagccaaaaaaaaaaaagaagaagaagaagaagacagtGTCTGTCTGCTGTGcaaatggagagaagtggatggatttaAGAGCTATTTAGCAGGTAGATGAGCAGAGTGTAATGATGGATTAGATGTAGGGGTGATTATGCAGTTCTGGTCATGTGGAGACACCTGTATCAGACCAACCCCCCTGCCAATGACAGTTATAAAAGCTGGACAAATTATAACAATTATTAAAGTACGCAAGAGCAAGCAGATGAAGAGAGGAAGTTGAGATGCTCCGATCTTCGAAATAAGGGAAGCGCAGAAGTCGAATTCCACAGACAAGCTGGCTTTTTCCTTGAGTGCACTTGCCAATTCACTGCTCTGGAAGGGAACTAGAATGCAAATAGAAAGAGATCGTCGCTAGACTGACAAGGCAGAGGTTGGAGTCTGGGGTTGCCAGAGTGTCTGGAAAATGAGAAGTAAAATCCTGGAATGCATGGAACCACAGAAAAGGGAGTCCCCAAATCTGCAAATTTCCTTCAAGTCATTGGCAAGCCGTACATGCATAGGGTGAGACTCCAAGGAACTCTACAGAAAATAGTATCTGGGAAGCTACAGAACTGAGCAGGAATTCCAGCAGGCATATGATGCTGGGGGACCGAAGTTGCCACGTTGGAAAGAGAGGTCTCAGGCTTTCCCCTGAGACCACATCCTAGGAGTAAGGGCAAAACTGAAATAGACCAGCCCTAAAAATGCCTACGTCAGATCTTCGACAGAAGGAAAACCTAATCCTCTCTGGCAGAAGATAACATCATTTAGAGACTTTACAAATAGTCGTCTGTGTCTGGCATCTAGTCAAAACATACAAGGTAtcctgaagaaaacagaaaggacCAATTGACcagaaaccaagagaaaaatCCCACAATAGAAACAGACTTGTCATGAATCAGATATTGGAGTTATTACACAGGGGAACTTTAAAAGAGCTATGatcaatatattcaagaaaatagaggaaaggtTACTTTTTAGCAGAAATCtggaaaccatttttaaaatgattccaACAGGAAATAAAGAacaggaactaaaaaaaaaaaaaaaagaacaggaactaaaattaagaactcaataGATGTACTTACTGGAGATCAGAAACAGTAGAGCAAAACGATTACAGAACCAGAAGACAGGGCAGTAGAAGTATCCAGATGGGTGCCTAGATATGGAGGATCAAGGAGTCTGCCAGGATTCTACCCTGGGGGACCAGATGGGGCCATCTCAGAGACGTGGAGTTCAGGAGAAGGAGCAGTTTGGAGAAGATGGAGAGTCTTGTTGGGGGCAGGTAGAGATTCAGGTGTCTGATGGATAGCCAGGGGACCTCCAGGAGGCCCTTGGGTATACAGGTGTGGAGCTCGGAGAGAAGTCTTACCTGGAGAGAGATTTCTGAGTTCCCAGCAGATAGGTGGGGGGTGAAGCTGTGTCAATGGATAACATCCCATGGGAGAGAGTGTGTAccactagaaatgaaaaaagggccTAAGACAGAGCCTGAGGATCACCCACATTTAGAAGAGTGACGTAAGAAGAAGAGCTCACAAAGGAGACCCATGGGTGGTATGAGACAGCTATTTTGGCAGTGATGgcaatttgtgttttcattttcatggtgGTTCATATTAGAAGATGTGGGTTGTCAgccttttagttatttttcttttgggagagggtggggaagaTCTGGCTTTGGAAGTAAGTGATTCACCTAATTTCAGCTGCTGGCCTGCCAGTTGAGAGCCTTGGCTGAGACAGCCCTCTCTCTAATTTCTCTAAGACTTGGCCCAAACTCAAACTCGGATATCTGGGGTCACGAAGGGAAGGGCATGCCGGGCTTGGGAATGGTGTGAGCCAAAGCCTGGGCAGAGGGATGGCTCTGGTGTTTCCAGGGAAAAGTAACTCATCCACTTGGCCTGGACTGAAAGGTCTGTGTGAGAGGCAAGTTTATCACAGATCAATTAAGTGAGGCTTTGACCTCTGACATGATTGGGTAGtgtattaattatctattgctgcattacAGATTGCCCCAAAGCTTAAAACAAAAGTAAGCATGTATTATTTCACAAAGTTTTTGAAGGTCAAGATTCTGGGAGTGGGTTAGCTAGGTGGTTCTGGATCTTTCATTAGGTTGTAGTCAAGATGACAgtgggctgcagtcatctgaaggtgCCCAAGGTAGCTTTATTCACATGGATGATCAGCTCCCATGGCTTTGGCAAAAGTCTCAGCTCCTCACCATGTAGACCTCACGgtggggctgcttgagtgtccttacaacatggcagctggcttccccccagaacaagtgatccaagagagagccAGGAAGAAATCTCAATGTCTTGCGTGATCTAACACAGAAGTCACACACCATCATTTCCACAGTATCCTATTGGTTCCACAGGTCAGCTCTATTCCTTATGGGAAGGGACTACACAGGGGACAAATACCAGGAAGCAGGGATCACTGGGGGCCATCTTGGAAGCTGGCTACCACAGGGAACAATAGAAGGGTTTTAAgtaattgttcattcattcattcatttaacaaatatttactgaatatcttCTCTGGCCCCAGCCTTGTGCTGGGTTGTGTTGGGACATAGTAATGACCAAGATAGCCCTGGCCCTACCCTCCTGGGACTGAATCCATAgaaggaaacaaacaagcaaacaaacaaaaagagtgaaaaaaacaaaaccaaaccagggaattccctggcagtccagtggttaggactccgtgcttccctgcagggggcacgggttccatccctggtgggggaactaagatctcagaagccatgtggcatggccaaaaacaaacaaacaaacaaacagtgagggAAACAGACTTGTCACCAGACGGGGATGACCcagagtgggcagggctgggattggGGAGCCCCGAGAGGCACCTAATCCAGACTGGGAggtcaaggagggcttcctggaggaggcaaaaTTGGAGAAGATGACCTCTGAAGAATGAGTAAGAGACAGGGAAAATAGGGAGCAGGGAAAGCGTTCTAGGCAAAGACCACAGCAGATGCAAAGGCTGGGCAGGAGTCAGCATGTATACTCGGGGACTGAGGAAAACCGGTGTAGAGTCTGAGGGGCTGGTGGAGGGAGATGAGTCAGGAAAGGTGACCAGGACCCAGTCTTTGATGGAACTTGAAAGCCACGCTGAGtttcttggattttattctgtaggCACTGGGGACCCATGGAAGAGTGTTGAGCAGAGGAGAGGCAGGGTCAGATTTGAGTATTAGAAACATTCTTCTAGGGCTATGTGGGATGCACTGGGGTGGGAAGGGCAAGAATGGAAAccaggaggccagggaggaagcTGGTATTGAAGGAGGTCTGACCTGGTCATGGAGCTGGAAACGAGGGGATGGATTCTAGAAAGATTCAGGCGGTGGGATGGGCAGCACTTGATGATTGGCTGAAAGGTGGGATAAGGAAGAATTGATGCTGAAGTGAGTCCTCAAGGAAGCTGGGTCTCTAGGACTCTCCCCATGAAGTCTCACCCTCCTAATCCTCCCCAAACAGGCCAGGTTTCTACCTTTCCCCGAAGCCGTTACCTCGAATGTTCTTCCTGTGCCTCGTCAGATCTGAGCTGTGAGAGGGGCTGGGACAAGACCCTGCAATGCCGCAACCCtggagaacagtgcctggagGTGGTAACCCACCAGAGCCTGGAAGGTGAGCCCCAACCTGCCAGCAACTCCCCCTCCCTGCTTTGCTCCTCCCCAAGGCTGCACTTAACAACAACCCCCAAATAACAGGGATTTAAGCAAGGTAGAAAGTTAGTACTCACACAGAAAGTCCAGTGATGGGAAGTCAGGGCCACTAGGACAGTTCCACAGTCACCAGGAACCCAAATGTCTTCTCATTTCTTACATATTGCTTCCATTCCCAAGATCACCTCATAGTCCAAGATGGCTGCCTGAGCTCCAGATCTCATGTCCAAATTCCAGGAAGAAGGAGGGGGGAAAAGAAGGGGCAAAAGGGGGGCACCCCTCCTTCTGTAAAGGGTTCTCCTTTCTAGAAGTCCCATAAAATCTTTCTACTTAGATCACGTTGACCAGAACTTAGCCACATGACTATACCTATGGAGACTGGAAATTGTGTCTTTTGGCTAGATATATGGCTGCTCCCAATAAAATGAGGGTCCTATAATGAAGGATGAAGCAGAGGATGGACAGAGGACTGCTACCATGGGCAAATCCAATCTCAGCCCCTCATCAACAATCTGacctcctcctctgcccccacaGAGAGTCCAGGGGATGAGCGCCACTCCCGAGGCTGTGGCAACCTTCCTGGCTGCCCAGGCCCCACTGGCTTCCACAACAACCACACCTTCCACTTCCTGCGGTGCTGCAACACCACCAAATGCAATGGGGGCCCAGGTAAGGGGCAGGGGACCCGGCGTGAGGCCTGggattggggtggggaggtgcaCTCAGGCTGACTGCTGCTTGCTTGAAGGGAAACCCctcctctctgtttccttctctgacaAATGGACCTATCAAGCCCTTTCTGAAAGAAGGATTTTGTGGGAATTCAATGAAACTATCAAAGCTTCACCAAGACCTGTGCTTTATGCTTCTATGTCCTCTTGAATCCTTCCACTGCTCACCAGCCTGGTGCAAGCCACCATGGCCTCTCACCTAGATTGTTGCAATGACCTTGCTGGTCCTCCTGCTACCCTACAGCCAATGTTCAACACAGCagcaagagtgattttttttttaaatagatcttcattggagtataattgcttcacaataccgtgttagtttctgttgcacaacagggcgaatcagccatatgcatatacgtgtccccatatcccctccctcttgagcctccctcccatcctccctatcccaccgctctaggtcatcacaaagcaccgagccaatctccctgtgctatgctgctgcttcccaccagccaactattttacattcggtagtgtatatacgtcgatgctactctcacttcgccccagcttcacccttccaccccatgtcctcaagtccactctctatgtctacctctttattcctgccccgcaactaggttcatcagtaccatttttttttaattccatatatatgcattagcatacggtatttgtttttctctttctgacttacttcactctgtatgacagactctaggtccatctacctcactacgaataactcaatttcttttctttttatggctgagtaatattccattgtatatgtgtgcctcatcttctttatccattcatctgtcgatggacatttaggttggttccatgtcctggctattgtaaatagtgctgcagtgaacattgtggtgcgtgtctctttttgaattgtggttttctcagggtatatgcccagtagtgggattgctgggtcatatgatagttctatttttagtttaaggaacctacatactgttttccatagtggctgtatcagtttacattcccaccaacagcttaatgtaaatcaaatcatgtcaCTCTTCCTCAATCACTTCAGCGCCTTCCCCTTGCTTTTAGAATGAAATCCAAAGACTCTACTATGCCCTCTCTAATCCAGCATGTGTCTGTCTCATGGCCTTTGCACAGgcagtaccctccaccaggaacacCTCTCCCCCAGGAGTTCACCTGGCTGGCTACTTCTGATTCATTAGGTCAAAGCACTGTCCTCAGGGAAAATTTCCCTAACTCTGCCCTTCAATATAATCTAGATCCTTTGTGTTATTCTGTCTCTGTAAATCACTACTGTCCAACAGGACTTTccatggtgatggaaatgttctgtatctgtacTGTCAGATATGGTAGCCTCTACTATATATGGCTTTTGAGCGCTTGATATTTGgaaaatgtctcctttttcttttttctttcataaaaatatgtccaCATGTCGTGAGTTTTcaattgttcttttaaaatgaacaaatacattttttaaagtctcttggttttcatttctaatgcagTAAATATCTATAGATATGACTGACATAAGCaataattctttattatttaatattaatttcaatGTCAATGTAAacaaccacatgtggctagtggctaccatatgggACAGTGTAGCTCTAAATCGTAAGTTCTCTGAGGGCAAGGACTGTTTCGTCTTACCCTGTGTCTAGGCAGGTGGGGGCTCGTGGGGAGCTGGGAGTTGGAATTTCTCTCGCAGGCCGTAGAGAACCCCCCAAAAGAGCGTGCTGTTCCAATGCCTGACCACAAGAGGGCTCCACGACATCTAGGGCTGAGAGTTGGGAGTCCTGGGGACGTAATGCTGTGAACCGCTCATGCTAATTTCTTTGGTTTCTGTGTCACTTGGTCTTCTTCCAAGTCCTGGAGCTTCAAAACCTGCCACTGAACGGCTTCCAGTGTTACAGCTGTGAGGGGAACAGCACCCATGGATGTTCCTCCGAAGTGACTTCCCTCACTGACTGCCGAGGCCCCATGAATCAATGTCTGGAAGCCACTGGCACTAATGGTGAGCCATTAGGAGGCTGGGAGAGGATACTTATGGGGGTGATGGGGGGTTCTGCAAGAGGTAACTTCCCATGAAGCTGGACTTAACTGAGGTGGATCATTCTGTTGGAGAAGGTGGGACTTCCTTCAGGAGGGTGCAAAGTGTAGTAAGAAATTAGGACTTGTTCATTAG
Above is a window of Balaenoptera ricei isolate mBalRic1 chromosome 19, mBalRic1.hap2, whole genome shotgun sequence DNA encoding:
- the PLAUR gene encoding urokinase plasminogen activator surface receptor isoform X2, translated to MGRPLLLLLLAQTCIPASWGLRCMLCKTTGNCRVEECAPGQDLCRTTVLHIWEGDELEVVERGCTHPEKTNRTMSYRTGMQIITLTEAVCGSDLCNQPSPGQVSTFPRSRYLECSSCASSDLSCERGWDKTLQCRNPGEQCLEVVTHQSLEESPGDERHSRGCGNLPGCPGPTGFHNNHTFHFLRCCNTTKCNGGPVLELQNLPLNGFQCYSCEGNSTHGCSSEVTSLTDCRGPMNQCLEATGTNGLGNPSYTIRGCATPSWCQGLHVAEAFSLTHLNVSCCTGNGCNHAALVTQPHTGGAPLPGPAHLSLFVTLLMTARLWGGTLLCT
- the PLAUR gene encoding urokinase plasminogen activator surface receptor isoform X1, yielding MGRPLLLLLLAQTCIPASWGLRCMLCKTTGNCRVEECAPGQDLCRTTVLHIWEEGDELEVVERGCTHPEKTNRTMSYRTGMQIITLTEAVCGSDLCNQPSPGQVSTFPRSRYLECSSCASSDLSCERGWDKTLQCRNPGEQCLEVVTHQSLEESPGDERHSRGCGNLPGCPGPTGFHNNHTFHFLRCCNTTKCNGGPVLELQNLPLNGFQCYSCEGNSTHGCSSEVTSLTDCRGPMNQCLEATGTNGLGNPSYTIRGCATPSWCQGLHVAEAFSLTHLNVSCCTGNGCNHAALVTQPHTGGAPLPGPAHLSLFVTLLMTARLWGGTLLCT
- the PLAUR gene encoding urokinase plasminogen activator surface receptor isoform X3 → MGRPLLLLLLAQTCIPASWGLRCMLCKTTGNCRVEECAPGQDLCRTTVLHIWEEGDELEVVERGCTHPEKTNRTMSYRTGMQIITLTEAVCGSDLCNQPSPDLSCERGWDKTLQCRNPGEQCLEVVTHQSLEESPGDERHSRGCGNLPGCPGPTGFHNNHTFHFLRCCNTTKCNGGPVLELQNLPLNGFQCYSCEGNSTHGCSSEVTSLTDCRGPMNQCLEATGTNGLGNPSYTIRGCATPSWCQGLHVAEAFSLTHLNVSCCTGNGCNHAALVTQPHTGGAPLPGPAHLSLFVTLLMTARLWGGTLLCT